The Candidatus Koribacter versatilis Ellin345 genome has a segment encoding these proteins:
- a CDS encoding LysR substrate-binding domain-containing protein, with protein sequence MDNEIELRHLRYFVAVAEELHFGRAAARLHLAQPPLSQQIKKLEEILGYALFTRTSRAVKLTSAGEVFLERAQRTLRHVREDMEEVRSIGRGEVGYLRVGFIGSSMLTVLPAIFGRYRRAYPKVNLQLQESYTSGVVEGLLKATLDAGILRDGGPTHGLTVERLYSEPFVAVLPGKHPLAKQRALSPRALKDEPFVFYPPYSSKLAYEKPVSICEAHGFRPKVVQEAPQWLTILRLVGAGLGVSIAPACVERIAAPDVVCIPLRGAAVRSDIELAFREGEGREIVRAFAEIVRDGFAHGRKMKIPS encoded by the coding sequence ATGGATAACGAAATCGAACTCCGGCACTTGCGCTACTTCGTGGCAGTAGCGGAAGAACTGCATTTTGGGCGCGCGGCCGCGCGGCTGCACCTGGCCCAGCCTCCACTGTCGCAACAGATCAAGAAGCTGGAAGAGATCCTCGGGTACGCGCTGTTTACGCGAACGTCGCGGGCGGTGAAGCTGACCAGCGCGGGCGAAGTATTTCTGGAGCGCGCGCAGCGCACCTTGCGTCATGTGCGCGAAGACATGGAGGAAGTCCGCAGCATTGGCCGCGGCGAAGTGGGCTACCTGCGCGTGGGATTTATCGGATCGTCCATGCTGACGGTGCTGCCGGCGATCTTCGGGCGATATCGCCGTGCGTATCCGAAGGTGAATTTGCAGTTGCAGGAGTCTTACACCTCGGGCGTGGTGGAGGGGCTGCTGAAAGCGACGTTGGATGCGGGCATTCTTCGCGATGGCGGGCCGACGCATGGCCTGACGGTGGAACGGTTGTACTCGGAGCCATTCGTGGCGGTGCTGCCCGGCAAGCATCCGCTGGCGAAACAGCGTGCCCTCTCGCCGCGAGCGTTGAAGGATGAGCCGTTTGTGTTTTATCCGCCGTACTCGAGCAAACTGGCATATGAGAAACCGGTAAGCATTTGCGAGGCGCACGGCTTTCGGCCAAAGGTGGTACAGGAAGCACCACAATGGTTGACGATCCTGCGACTGGTGGGCGCGGGCCTGGGGGTGTCGATTGCGCCTGCCTGCGTGGAGCGCATCGCGGCGCCGGATGTCGTGTGCATTCCATTACGGGGTGCCGCCGTGCGCAGCGACATTGAGTTGGCGTTCCGCGAGGGCGAGGGACGCGAGATTGTGCGCGCGTTCGCGGAAATTGTCCGCGATGGATTTGCGCACGGACGAAAAATGAAGATTCCGTCATAA
- a CDS encoding c-type cytochrome: protein MKQRACLFSLCMTVLCGFLLLAKASGSEPQLSEGGQIYTKACAACHGPDGKGTAKAIAGFDQPNTFPDFSRCDQTTSEVNSAYAAVITYGGPYRGFSQIMPSFGKALTPKEINELVHYLRSFCTNSHWPRGELNLPRAVQTEKAYPEDEEVITAAVNARNAPGVENHIIHEQRFGMKNQLEVDVPLMFTHPEQNWYGGIGDVTIGWKRVLYSSLPKGSIFAVQGEVSAPTGNYNHGLGAGTTSFGVFGMYDQLFPTNTFFQLQGGAALPVDTTKAPQNVYGYATFGQTFAGDHGFGRAWSPMVEFLANRDLVNSAKTDWDLLPQMQVTLSKRQHVRGDIGVRVPVTDTAHRPIQIEFYLLWDWADGKLTEGW from the coding sequence ATGAAGCAACGAGCGTGTCTCTTTTCCCTATGCATGACTGTGCTGTGCGGGTTTCTGCTGCTCGCGAAGGCCAGCGGCTCCGAGCCGCAGTTGAGCGAGGGCGGGCAGATTTATACCAAGGCGTGCGCGGCGTGTCACGGGCCTGACGGCAAGGGCACGGCGAAGGCGATTGCCGGCTTCGACCAGCCGAATACTTTTCCAGATTTCTCGCGTTGCGACCAAACCACATCGGAAGTGAACTCTGCCTACGCGGCGGTGATTACCTATGGCGGGCCGTACCGTGGGTTCTCGCAAATCATGCCGTCGTTCGGGAAGGCGCTGACGCCGAAAGAGATCAACGAACTCGTGCACTATCTCCGGAGTTTCTGCACGAACTCGCATTGGCCGCGCGGCGAGCTGAACTTGCCGCGAGCGGTGCAGACGGAAAAAGCCTATCCCGAAGATGAAGAGGTCATCACCGCGGCGGTGAATGCGCGCAACGCGCCGGGCGTGGAGAACCACATCATCCACGAGCAGCGCTTTGGGATGAAGAACCAGTTGGAAGTGGACGTACCTCTGATGTTCACGCATCCGGAGCAGAATTGGTACGGCGGGATTGGGGATGTGACGATCGGCTGGAAGCGGGTGCTGTATTCAAGCCTACCGAAGGGATCGATCTTCGCGGTGCAGGGCGAAGTCTCGGCGCCGACCGGCAATTACAACCACGGCCTGGGCGCGGGGACGACCTCATTCGGTGTCTTTGGCATGTACGACCAGCTCTTCCCTACGAACACATTCTTCCAACTGCAAGGCGGCGCTGCCTTGCCGGTGGACACGACGAAGGCCCCGCAGAACGTGTATGGCTATGCGACCTTCGGGCAGACATTCGCGGGAGATCACGGCTTCGGCCGCGCGTGGTCGCCGATGGTGGAGTTTCTCGCGAACCGCGATCTGGTGAACAGTGCGAAGACCGACTGGGACCTGCTGCCGCAAATGCAGGTCACGCTGAGCAAACGCCAGCATGTGCGCGGGGACATTGGCGTGCGCGTGCCGGTGACCGATACAGCGCATCGCCCGATCCAGATTGAGTTCTACCTGCTGTGGGACTGGGCCGACGGCAAGCTGACGGAGGGCTGGTAA